One Pseudomonas sp. MH9.2 DNA segment encodes these proteins:
- a CDS encoding helix-turn-helix transcriptional regulator: MSINHTDWCLQEAAQVSQIDYIAIGERLRAYRIGRQLNADQIAEKLQISRAAVYRLELGKIFKLETLERLAVLLDVSFSSLIGSDTEYFDNALGYFERMRQLEAKSTRILSYFDPFSYLLTSPAYNDQFVTMLGESRPKDFTDEDGLKQILILSILNERKETFLKHKFKVRQIISLRQIERFLHIGLVGRLDLPPSVRMERALLARREVEHLIDLIGAESNIEIFVIDDSLPSTTFQIFEQPHASYVAVSPYRLGELPNIDTGIASVASAPEVVDMYKKMTLGLLDRASSGNSARQLLIDLLAKL; encoded by the coding sequence ATGTCTATTAACCACACTGATTGGTGTCTTCAGGAAGCCGCGCAAGTGAGTCAAATTGATTACATAGCAATAGGCGAACGTCTCAGGGCTTATCGAATAGGTCGGCAACTGAATGCGGACCAGATCGCGGAAAAGCTGCAAATTTCGCGTGCCGCCGTCTACAGATTAGAGCTTGGAAAAATTTTCAAACTGGAAACCCTAGAGAGACTAGCGGTGCTTTTGGATGTGTCATTTTCTAGCCTTATAGGTTCGGATACTGAGTATTTCGACAATGCGCTGGGCTATTTCGAACGTATGCGTCAGTTGGAAGCCAAGTCAACTCGCATCCTTTCGTACTTTGACCCATTTTCCTACCTACTGACCTCACCAGCATACAACGACCAGTTTGTCACCATGCTTGGCGAGTCCAGGCCAAAGGATTTCACCGATGAGGACGGTCTCAAGCAAATACTGATATTGAGCATTTTGAATGAGCGGAAAGAGACATTCTTGAAGCACAAATTCAAGGTCAGGCAAATTATCAGCCTCAGGCAAATAGAACGCTTTCTTCATATCGGCTTGGTGGGGCGTTTAGATCTGCCGCCAAGCGTAAGAATGGAGCGTGCCCTGCTTGCTCGACGGGAGGTCGAGCATCTAATTGATCTCATCGGTGCTGAATCCAATATTGAAATATTTGTTATAGATGACAGCTTGCCCAGTACCACTTTCCAGATTTTCGAACAGCCCCACGCGTCTTACGTAGCCGTTAGCCCTTACCGTCTAGGAGAGTTACCGAATATCGACACTGGCATTGCAAGTGTCGCTTCCGCCCCGGAAGTTGTTGACATGTATAAAAAAATGACATTAGGCCTCCTTGATCGAGCTAGTTCAGGGAACAGCGCAAGGCAATTGCTAATAGATCTGCTTGCCAAGCTCTAA
- a CDS encoding cytochrome o ubiquinol oxidase subunit III: MSNLVLETQIAHAEEHGHEDAGSMTVFGFWIYLMTDCILFATIFAAYSVLSNNVAGGPSGKDIFELPYVLVETFCLLFSSITYGFAMLAMHKGNKNGVIAWLAVTFLLGLAFIGMEINEFHHLIAEGFGPDRSAFLSGFFTLVGTHGLHVTSGLIWMAVLMFQIKKKGLTATNNTRLSCLSLFWHFLDVVWICVFTVVYLMGAL; this comes from the coding sequence ATGTCGAACTTAGTATTAGAAACTCAGATTGCCCATGCTGAGGAGCATGGGCACGAGGATGCCGGGTCCATGACCGTGTTCGGTTTCTGGATCTACCTGATGACTGACTGCATCCTGTTCGCGACGATCTTCGCCGCATACTCGGTGCTCAGTAACAACGTCGCAGGTGGCCCGTCGGGCAAAGACATCTTCGAACTGCCTTACGTGCTGGTAGAAACCTTCTGCCTGCTGTTCAGCAGTATCACCTACGGCTTCGCCATGCTGGCGATGCACAAGGGCAACAAGAACGGGGTTATCGCCTGGTTGGCGGTAACGTTCTTGCTGGGCCTCGCGTTCATCGGCATGGAAATCAATGAATTCCATCACCTGATCGCCGAGGGCTTTGGCCCTGATCGCAGCGCCTTCCTGTCAGGCTTCTTCACGCTGGTCGGTACTCACGGCCTGCACGTGACATCCGGTCTGATCTGGATGGCGGTGCTGATGTTCCAGATCAAGAAGAAAGGTCTGACCGCAACCAACAACACGCGTCTGAGCTGCCTGAGTCTGTTCTGGCACTTCCTGGACGTGGTCTGGATCTGCGTGTTCACCGTTGTCTACCTGATGGGAGCGCTGTAA
- a CDS encoding aromatic ring-hydroxylating dioxygenase subunit alpha — MLDQATNEMLTRIGPNTPCGDLMRRYWHPLGFSSELNEARQTKKVRLLGEDLILARTEEGKLLLVQERCPHRGASLLYGFVEGESIRCAYHGWRYNRAGECVERPFESEKANRACKKLIQSYATEECGGLIFAYLGPEVDKPAFPNWDILTRNDGVRHFETQDDLACNWLQVQENAVDVTHTFYTHSKYFEHLGIADNSGFNKPFKRFGFQRFDWGIVKSWEYEGFGRGWGNLMVFPNMLRIMTEMHWRVPVDDTTTRIFWVSFLPSKSLADNQAVLPPKIITQPSRMDDQGRYTMDTFMSQDAMVVETQGAILDRTNELLGASDRGVVMFRKLLKEQIEIVQAGGRPIANIYGDCPKVTDLRQWMGGYLPMSCQPDPSFVQKKAFEDIFDHAHEEYEIPASSPVARS, encoded by the coding sequence ATGCTCGATCAAGCAACCAATGAAATGCTGACACGTATAGGTCCCAACACCCCATGCGGTGACCTTATGCGTAGGTATTGGCATCCTCTAGGTTTCTCTTCTGAATTGAATGAAGCGAGGCAGACAAAGAAGGTTAGGTTGTTGGGGGAGGACCTGATCCTGGCACGAACTGAAGAAGGCAAGCTGCTGCTGGTTCAGGAGCGCTGCCCTCATCGTGGAGCTTCGTTGCTATATGGTTTCGTAGAAGGGGAGTCAATCCGCTGTGCTTATCACGGCTGGCGATACAATCGAGCAGGAGAATGCGTAGAGCGGCCCTTTGAATCAGAAAAGGCCAACCGCGCCTGTAAAAAGCTGATTCAAAGCTATGCGACCGAGGAGTGCGGTGGATTAATCTTCGCCTATTTAGGGCCTGAGGTGGATAAGCCTGCCTTTCCAAACTGGGACATCCTTACCCGAAACGATGGGGTTCGCCATTTTGAGACTCAAGATGATCTCGCCTGTAACTGGCTACAGGTTCAAGAGAACGCAGTAGATGTCACTCATACTTTTTATACCCATTCCAAATATTTTGAGCATTTGGGGATAGCGGATAACTCAGGATTCAACAAGCCTTTTAAGCGTTTTGGCTTTCAACGGTTTGACTGGGGCATCGTGAAAAGCTGGGAGTATGAAGGGTTTGGTCGGGGATGGGGCAACCTGATGGTATTTCCCAACATGCTGCGGATCATGACCGAAATGCACTGGCGCGTGCCCGTTGACGATACGACAACGCGTATCTTCTGGGTTTCTTTTTTACCCTCAAAGAGTTTGGCAGATAATCAGGCTGTGCTTCCTCCAAAAATTATTACCCAGCCTTCCAGGATGGATGATCAAGGCCGCTACACCATGGATACATTCATGAGTCAGGATGCCATGGTCGTTGAAACTCAGGGGGCTATCCTGGATCGCACGAACGAGCTCCTTGGCGCCTCGGATCGTGGCGTTGTCATGTTCCGAAAGTTGCTTAAAGAACAAATTGAGATTGTTCAGGCGGGTGGCCGTCCAATAGCCAATATTTACGGGGACTGTCCGAAAGTCACCGATCTTCGCCAATGGATGGGAGGCTATCTGCCGATGAGTTGCCAACCCGATCCAAGTTTTGTGCAGAAAAAGGCGTTCGAGGATATTTTCGATCACGCTCATGAGGAGTACGAAATCCCAGCAAGCTCTCCCGTTGCACGATCGTAA
- the cyoD gene encoding cytochrome o ubiquinol oxidase subunit IV, whose translation MANAHISHGGADHGSLKSYAVGFFLSVILTVIPFGLLMHPVFPKTMTLAIVVAFAVVQIFVHLVFFLHMNRSSEQRWNIIAFAFTALIIAIVVGLSLWIMYNVHTNMMAH comes from the coding sequence ATGGCTAACGCACATATCAGCCATGGCGGTGCCGACCATGGCAGCCTGAAGTCCTACGCCGTCGGGTTTTTCCTCTCCGTGATTCTGACGGTGATCCCTTTCGGTCTTTTGATGCACCCGGTGTTCCCCAAGACGATGACCCTGGCCATTGTCGTGGCCTTCGCTGTGGTGCAGATATTCGTGCACCTGGTGTTCTTCCTGCACATGAACAGGTCGTCCGAACAGCGCTGGAACATCATCGCCTTCGCCTTTACCGCCCTGATCATTGCGATCGTGGTCGGCCTGTCGTTGTGGATTATGTACAACGTCCACACGAACATGATGGCGCACTGA
- the cyoB gene encoding cytochrome o ubiquinol oxidase subunit I, whose product MFGKLTLEAIPFHVPIVMVTLVIIMLVGAGLVAAISYHRKWSYLWTEWLTSVDHKKIGVMYIIVALVMLLRGFADAIMMRSQLALASAGSEGYLPPEHYDQIFTAHGVIMIFFMAMPFVVGLMNIVVPLQIGARDVAFPFLNSLSFWLFVVGAVLVNLSLGLGEFARTGWVAYPPLSGLAYSPGVGVDYYIWALQLSGLGTLLTGVNFVVTILKMRTPGMTLMKIPVFTWNCLCTAILIVASFPILTATLILLTLDRYLGMHFFTNELGGNPMMYVNLIWAWGHPEVYILILPAFGIFSEVTSTFSKKRLFGYTSLVYATIAITVLSFVVWLHHFFTMGSGANVNAFFGIMTIIISVPTGVKIFTWLFTMFRGRIQFTTPILWTLGFIVTFSIGGMTGVLLAVPGADFVLHNSLFLIAHFHNVIIGGAVFGYLAGFAYWFPKAFGFTLNERLGKYAFWCWIVGFYLAFMPLYVLGFMGMTRRLNHYDNPAWTPWLIAAFCGALVIMVGIIFQIAQLVVSIRDREKNRDLTGDPWDARTLEWSTSSPPPFYNFAEQPHVNDLDAHWETKERGVQSKKAADYKKIHMPRNTGVGVYISFGSLVFGFALIWHIWWLAAVGLVGMVATFIMRSNDDDIDYYVPAEEVARIENARLQTLAKQA is encoded by the coding sequence ATGTTCGGTAAATTAACGCTGGAAGCCATTCCCTTCCATGTACCGATCGTAATGGTGACGCTGGTTATCATCATGCTGGTGGGTGCGGGATTGGTTGCTGCAATCTCCTATCACCGCAAGTGGTCCTACCTGTGGACTGAATGGCTGACCTCGGTCGACCACAAGAAAATCGGTGTGATGTACATCATCGTTGCGCTGGTCATGCTCCTGCGCGGCTTCGCCGATGCGATCATGATGCGCTCGCAGCTGGCCCTCGCCAGCGCGGGTTCCGAAGGCTACTTGCCTCCGGAACATTACGACCAGATATTCACCGCTCACGGCGTGATCATGATCTTCTTCATGGCGATGCCTTTTGTGGTCGGCCTGATGAACATCGTCGTACCGCTGCAGATCGGCGCTCGCGACGTTGCCTTCCCGTTCCTCAACTCGTTGAGCTTCTGGTTGTTCGTGGTCGGCGCGGTACTGGTCAACCTGTCCTTGGGGCTCGGCGAGTTTGCCCGTACCGGTTGGGTTGCTTATCCGCCGCTCTCCGGCCTGGCGTATAGCCCAGGTGTCGGGGTCGATTACTACATTTGGGCATTGCAGTTGTCAGGATTGGGTACGTTGCTGACGGGGGTGAACTTCGTTGTCACCATCCTGAAAATGCGCACCCCTGGCATGACGTTGATGAAAATACCGGTGTTTACCTGGAACTGCCTGTGCACCGCGATCTTGATCGTGGCGTCGTTCCCGATCCTCACCGCGACCTTGATTCTGCTGACGCTGGACCGTTACCTGGGCATGCACTTCTTCACCAACGAGCTTGGTGGCAACCCGATGATGTACGTCAACCTCATCTGGGCCTGGGGCCATCCCGAGGTGTACATCCTGATCCTGCCGGCCTTCGGCATATTCTCGGAAGTGACCTCGACGTTCTCCAAAAAGCGCCTGTTCGGTTACACCTCGCTGGTCTACGCGACCATCGCCATTACCGTGTTGTCCTTCGTTGTCTGGCTGCACCACTTCTTCACCATGGGCTCGGGGGCCAACGTCAACGCCTTCTTTGGCATCATGACGATCATTATCTCCGTGCCCACGGGAGTGAAGATTTTTACCTGGCTGTTCACCATGTTCCGCGGGCGAATTCAATTCACCACGCCGATCCTCTGGACCCTGGGCTTTATCGTGACCTTCAGCATCGGCGGCATGACCGGCGTACTGCTGGCGGTTCCGGGTGCTGACTTCGTGCTGCACAACAGCCTGTTCCTGATCGCGCACTTCCATAACGTGATCATCGGCGGTGCGGTGTTCGGTTACCTGGCGGGCTTCGCCTACTGGTTCCCGAAAGCGTTCGGCTTCACGTTGAACGAGCGTCTGGGCAAGTATGCGTTCTGGTGCTGGATCGTCGGTTTCTACCTGGCATTCATGCCGCTGTACGTGCTCGGCTTCATGGGCATGACCCGTCGTCTGAACCACTACGACAACCCGGCATGGACACCGTGGCTGATCGCTGCGTTCTGTGGTGCGCTGGTCATCATGGTCGGCATCATCTTCCAGATCGCGCAACTGGTGGTCAGCATCCGTGATCGCGAGAAAAACCGTGACCTCACAGGTGACCCGTGGGATGCCCGCACGCTGGAATGGTCGACCTCTTCGCCGCCGCCGTTCTACAACTTCGCCGAGCAACCGCACGTCAATGACCTGGACGCCCACTGGGAGACCAAGGAACGCGGTGTACAGAGCAAAAAAGCAGCCGATTACAAGAAGATCCACATGCCGCGCAACACCGGTGTTGGCGTGTATATCAGCTTTGGCAGTCTGGTCTTTGGCTTCGCGTTGATCTGGCACATCTGGTGGCTGGCCGCCGTCGGTCTGGTCGGCATGGTAGCCACCTTCATCATGCGCAGTAACGACGATGACATCGACTACTACGTTCCCGCCGAAGAAGTGGCGCGAATCGAAAATGCACGCCTTCAAACTTTGGCTAAGCAGGCTTAA
- a CDS encoding MFS transporter — protein MAIGIWIFGQLADKYGRWRIFLVYQAGAAVMVLFYARLEDPLSMLLTGAVMGVFVNGMIGGYGALISELYPPQARATAQNVLFNIGRGVGGFGPLIVGAIAYSYSFSAAIALLASIYVLAMLATILLLPQDKGRNNELETVLKPTD, from the coding sequence TTGGCAATTGGCATTTGGATCTTTGGTCAACTAGCCGACAAATATGGCCGGTGGCGAATCTTTCTTGTGTACCAAGCCGGCGCGGCAGTCATGGTTCTCTTTTATGCCCGCCTAGAGGATCCCTTGAGCATGCTGCTCACCGGAGCAGTCATGGGTGTGTTTGTGAATGGAATGATCGGTGGTTACGGAGCTTTGATTTCTGAACTATATCCTCCCCAAGCAAGAGCGACCGCTCAGAATGTACTCTTCAATATAGGACGCGGTGTGGGAGGCTTCGGTCCTTTGATAGTCGGCGCGATTGCCTACAGCTATTCCTTTTCCGCCGCGATTGCACTGCTGGCATCTATTTACGTTCTGGCCATGCTGGCAACGATTCTATTGTTACCACAGGACAAAGGGCGGAACAATGAACTGGAAACCGTTTTGAAACCTACCGACTAA
- a CDS encoding PDR/VanB family oxidoreductase yields the protein MTQSTMSVRVISRQDEASDVVSWRLVAEETSLSLPRFEAGAHVDVYICDGLIRKYSLCNDPGEEGVYEIAVKRDPVSRGGSARLHANLHVGNSIKISQPLNHFSIDETAERVVLIAAGIGVTPLLAMCHSLHQSSKIFELHYFARSPGAAAYAARLKNCNFSSQVHFYFGLNPSATLLALQDILLATSDTPHVYFCGPAPFMASVKLLASQCLPPSHIHYEYFSPASTSPSLNNESFEVVLARTGITLIVPSNKSITDILFENAIEIETSCEAGVCGACVITVLDGVPHHRDEVLSTEDRAMNNKMLPCVSRCMGPRLTLDL from the coding sequence ATGACTCAGTCTACTATGTCGGTGCGTGTAATATCCCGCCAAGATGAAGCGAGCGACGTGGTGTCCTGGCGCCTTGTGGCAGAGGAAACTTCATTATCCCTGCCTCGTTTCGAAGCAGGCGCACATGTCGACGTGTATATTTGCGATGGACTCATCCGCAAATACTCATTGTGCAATGACCCTGGTGAAGAAGGCGTTTATGAAATCGCCGTTAAGCGAGATCCGGTATCCCGCGGCGGCTCGGCTCGATTGCATGCGAACCTGCATGTCGGAAATTCAATCAAGATAAGCCAGCCGCTCAACCATTTCTCTATTGATGAAACTGCAGAGCGCGTTGTATTAATCGCGGCCGGGATCGGAGTAACGCCACTGCTCGCAATGTGTCATAGCCTGCATCAATCGAGCAAGATATTCGAACTCCACTATTTTGCTCGATCACCGGGGGCCGCCGCGTATGCGGCCAGGCTGAAAAATTGCAATTTTTCGTCACAAGTCCACTTCTATTTTGGACTTAATCCTTCCGCGACGCTTTTAGCGCTGCAGGATATACTTCTCGCCACCTCTGATACTCCACACGTGTACTTTTGCGGCCCTGCGCCCTTTATGGCGTCCGTGAAGTTATTAGCTAGTCAGTGCCTACCTCCATCCCACATCCATTATGAATATTTTTCGCCTGCTTCGACGAGCCCCTCGCTTAACAACGAGTCATTCGAAGTCGTTCTCGCTCGTACAGGTATTACGTTGATAGTCCCCTCCAACAAGTCGATTACGGATATTCTATTTGAGAACGCTATCGAGATTGAAACATCCTGTGAGGCTGGAGTCTGCGGAGCATGCGTCATAACGGTACTGGATGGAGTGCCACACCACCGCGACGAAGTACTAAGCACCGAAGACAGGGCGATGAACAATAAAATGCTCCCCTGTGTTTCAAGGTGTATGGGCCCTCGGCTCACCTTGGATCTGTAA
- a CDS encoding disulfide bond formation protein B produces MSDSTMYLRREKRFLVLLGVICLTLIGGALYMQVVLDEAPCPLCILQRYALLFIAIFAFIGAAMPGRRSTTVFEGLTVLSAIGGIVAAGRHVYILANPNESCGLDVLQPIVDGLPLASWFPLGFQVDGFCTTPYPPILGLSLAQWALAAFVLTVILVPLGIMRNRRTAR; encoded by the coding sequence ATGAGCGACAGCACGATGTACCTAAGACGCGAAAAGCGCTTTCTGGTCTTGCTCGGGGTGATCTGCCTCACGTTGATCGGAGGCGCGCTTTACATGCAAGTGGTATTGGACGAGGCGCCATGCCCGCTGTGCATTCTTCAGCGTTATGCCTTGCTGTTTATCGCCATCTTCGCCTTCATTGGTGCCGCGATGCCGGGCAGACGCAGTACTACGGTGTTCGAGGGGCTGACCGTGCTCAGTGCGATTGGCGGCATCGTCGCTGCCGGCCGTCATGTCTACATCCTGGCGAATCCGAACGAGAGCTGCGGTCTGGATGTATTGCAGCCTATCGTCGACGGTCTGCCGCTGGCGTCCTGGTTCCCGTTGGGCTTCCAGGTCGATGGCTTCTGCACCACGCCGTACCCACCTATCCTCGGTTTGTCGCTGGCGCAGTGGGCTTTGGCTGCCTTCGTTCTGACAGTGATATTGGTACCGCTGGGGATCATGCGTAATCGTCGCACCGCCCGCTGA
- the cyoE gene encoding heme o synthase — protein sequence MSLKHFIQITKPGIIFGNVLSVAGGFFLASKGHVDFGLFLAAVIGTSLVVASGCVFNNCIDRDIDVKMERTRNRVLVQGLVSLRLALIFASVLGIAGVGLLYTKANPLAALFAVIGFVIYVGFYSLYLKRKSVHGTLVGSLSGAMPPVIGYVAVSNSFDLAALTLLVMFSLWQMPHSYAIAIFRFNDYLAASIPVLPVKRGIVVAKRHILIYTLAFLLATLMLTVGGYAGLSYLAVAAIMGMYWLYMAWSGYKAVDDRVWARKLFVFSIFTITALSVMMSLDFQAPSELLLTYAP from the coding sequence ATGTCGCTGAAGCACTTTATCCAAATCACCAAGCCGGGGATCATTTTCGGTAATGTGCTTTCGGTGGCAGGTGGCTTTTTCCTGGCGTCCAAAGGGCATGTCGACTTTGGCCTGTTCCTGGCTGCTGTCATCGGCACTTCGTTAGTGGTGGCATCCGGGTGCGTGTTCAACAACTGCATCGACCGCGACATCGACGTGAAGATGGAGCGCACCAGGAATCGGGTACTGGTGCAGGGTCTGGTTTCATTGAGACTGGCCCTGATCTTCGCCAGCGTGCTTGGCATCGCCGGGGTGGGCTTGCTGTATACCAAGGCCAACCCGCTGGCGGCGTTGTTCGCGGTGATCGGTTTTGTGATTTACGTCGGCTTCTATAGCCTGTACCTGAAACGCAAATCGGTGCACGGCACACTGGTCGGCAGCTTGTCCGGGGCAATGCCGCCCGTGATCGGTTACGTCGCGGTGAGTAACAGCTTCGACTTGGCGGCACTGACCCTGTTGGTGATGTTCAGTTTGTGGCAGATGCCGCACTCGTACGCCATCGCGATCTTTCGCTTCAACGATTACCTCGCTGCGTCGATTCCGGTCTTGCCGGTGAAGCGTGGCATCGTCGTCGCCAAGCGTCATATCCTGATCTACACCCTGGCATTCCTGCTGGCCACCTTGATGTTGACCGTGGGGGGTTACGCCGGTCTTAGTTACCTGGCCGTCGCGGCCATCATGGGCATGTACTGGTTGTACATGGCCTGGAGCGGTTACAAGGCAGTGGATGACCGGGTCTGGGCGCGCAAGCTGTTCGTCTTCTCGATCTTCACCATTACCGCGCTGAGCGTGATGATGTCGCTGGATTTTCAGGCGCCCAGTGAGCTGCTGCTGACTTACGCACCTTGA
- the cyoA gene encoding ubiquinol oxidase subunit II, with product MSRKRYPRLFGSLALLSMLALGGCNMALLDPKGQIGIDEKNLIITATLLMLLVVVPVIIMTFAFAWKYRASNTKATYAPNWAHSGKIEAVVWGVPTLIVIALGILIWKSSHELDPYKPLDSSVKPVVIEVVAMDWKWLFIYPELGIATVNEIKFPANVPVNFRITSDSTMNSFFIPGLGGQIYAMAGMETKLHLISNEEHVYDGMAANLSGEGFSDQKFKAYATSQADFDAWVAAAKKAPHPLEIAEFNQLAKPSVKNPVEYFASVQPNLFQTIIDKYEGMNKAKGMHHKADDAPEMTGMDMKMHSAAGAEE from the coding sequence ATGAGTAGAAAAAGGTACCCCAGATTGTTTGGCTCGTTGGCCCTTTTGAGCATGCTTGCGCTGGGTGGTTGCAACATGGCCCTGCTCGATCCAAAAGGGCAGATAGGCATCGACGAGAAAAATCTGATCATCACCGCGACGCTGCTGATGCTGCTGGTGGTTGTTCCGGTGATCATCATGACGTTCGCCTTCGCCTGGAAATACCGCGCTTCGAACACCAAGGCGACCTACGCGCCGAACTGGGCTCACTCCGGCAAGATTGAAGCCGTGGTGTGGGGCGTTCCAACCTTGATCGTGATCGCGCTGGGTATCCTGATCTGGAAATCGAGTCACGAACTTGACCCCTACAAACCGTTGGACTCCAGCGTCAAACCGGTGGTCATTGAAGTCGTCGCAATGGACTGGAAGTGGTTGTTCATCTACCCGGAACTGGGTATCGCCACGGTCAATGAGATCAAGTTCCCGGCCAATGTCCCGGTTAACTTCAGGATCACATCCGACTCCACCATGAACTCGTTCTTCATCCCGGGCCTTGGCGGTCAGATCTATGCCATGGCCGGTATGGAAACCAAGCTGCACTTGATCTCCAACGAAGAGCATGTGTACGACGGCATGGCGGCCAACTTGAGCGGCGAAGGCTTCTCGGACCAGAAATTCAAGGCCTATGCCACGTCGCAAGCGGACTTCGATGCTTGGGTCGCAGCAGCCAAAAAAGCACCACACCCGCTTGAAATCGCTGAATTCAATCAGTTGGCCAAGCCTAGCGTGAAAAACCCTGTTGAGTACTTCGCCAGCGTTCAGCCCAACCTGTTCCAGACCATCATTGATAAATATGAAGGGATGAACAAGGCCAAGGGGATGCACCACAAGGCGGACGATGCACCAGAAATGACGGGCATGGACATGAAAATGCATTCGGCTGCCGGCGCAGAGGAGTAA
- a CDS encoding SLC13 family permease, which produces MTKKGFTTMLGLSGGVAVLLSLVLSGQMNAMNARIIGIVFVSILLWATSIIPGFLVSLLFFLMAVTMTEVPTSEIFSGFASSAFWLVFSGMVIGFALKESGLSQRIGILLAQTIGGSYLRALFVFATVAFILSLVMPSTFGRIAILVPLALGYCDAAGLDKSRKGRSGILLLVVVGSYALAAAVLPANLPNLIMAGTLEETEDITLGYSEYLFYFFPAGVLIRGGVLIAVSYFFFHDRIEVIDRFAPLSPWSGEEKCTLGLISLMLFLWFTDAMHHIAPGWIGLGFVIVYFLTSTSEKLDKFITTLKIDLLWFIAAVIGLAALVGHLDSSPPEIITNVSLKDPMLAYTFMTGLSVLLSSLVTSNAAPALFVPMASSILHDSAILKMGMLSQVMGYSTTLLPYQSPPVAFGIDISRIHRADALRYCLLTGFFGLVFVIPANALWWKLIGFL; this is translated from the coding sequence ATGACGAAGAAAGGCTTTACGACAATGCTGGGATTAAGTGGAGGCGTCGCGGTCTTATTATCGTTGGTCTTGTCTGGGCAAATGAATGCAATGAATGCGCGCATTATAGGCATCGTATTTGTGAGCATTCTATTATGGGCGACATCTATTATTCCCGGTTTCTTGGTGTCACTTTTGTTTTTCCTCATGGCCGTCACGATGACTGAGGTGCCGACGTCAGAAATCTTCTCCGGCTTTGCTTCAAGTGCCTTCTGGCTAGTATTCAGCGGTATGGTAATAGGATTCGCATTAAAAGAAAGCGGATTGAGTCAACGAATAGGGATACTGTTGGCGCAAACAATTGGCGGTTCTTACCTGCGGGCTCTGTTTGTTTTTGCTACTGTGGCATTCATTTTGTCCTTGGTGATGCCGTCGACGTTCGGTCGAATCGCAATCTTAGTTCCTCTCGCCCTAGGTTATTGTGACGCAGCCGGTCTTGATAAGAGCCGTAAAGGGCGAAGTGGCATTTTATTGCTAGTCGTCGTAGGTTCATATGCGCTCGCTGCAGCTGTTTTGCCCGCAAACTTACCAAACTTGATTATGGCAGGTACGCTGGAAGAGACAGAAGATATAACGCTTGGTTATTCCGAGTATCTATTCTATTTCTTTCCGGCTGGCGTATTGATCCGTGGAGGCGTACTAATTGCAGTCTCATATTTTTTCTTCCATGACAGAATAGAGGTAATCGACCGGTTCGCCCCGCTGAGTCCCTGGTCCGGAGAAGAGAAATGCACTCTGGGCTTGATTTCTTTGATGCTTTTTTTGTGGTTTACCGACGCGATGCATCATATCGCTCCGGGCTGGATTGGACTTGGGTTTGTCATTGTTTACTTTTTGACATCTACTTCTGAAAAACTAGATAAATTCATAACGACATTAAAAATAGATTTGCTATGGTTCATTGCGGCTGTTATTGGCTTGGCAGCATTGGTTGGACATCTCGATAGCTCGCCTCCAGAAATCATTACGAACGTGTCTCTGAAAGACCCAATGCTGGCCTATACATTTATGACGGGATTGTCGGTACTACTTAGCTCACTGGTAACATCAAATGCCGCACCTGCCTTATTTGTTCCAATGGCAAGTTCCATTCTACATGACAGTGCCATTTTGAAAATGGGAATGCTCTCTCAGGTGATGGGCTATTCCACAACACTTCTTCCCTACCAGTCGCCCCCCGTGGCTTTTGGTATCGATATATCACGGATACACCGCGCGGACGCTCTTAGATACTGTCTCTTGACGGGATTCTTTGGACTCGTGTTTGTTATCCCTGCCAACGCACTTTGGTGGAAATTAATAGGGTTTCTTTAA